From one Streptococcus oralis genomic stretch:
- a CDS encoding GNAT family N-acetyltransferase — protein sequence MKAIGTQILQTERLILRRFVESDAEAMFQNWSSSAENLAYVTWDPHPDVEVTRNSIRNWVASYTNPNYYKWAICLKENPEQAIGDISIVAMDKNDSSCEIGCVLGKNFWGRGMMTEALKAVLDFCFTQAGFQKVRARYASLNLASGRVMEKAGMSYLKTIANGVERKDYVADLIYYQISREDR from the coding sequence ATGAAAGCAATCGGTACGCAAATATTACAGACAGAACGTTTGATCTTGAGAAGATTTGTGGAGAGTGATGCAGAAGCTATGTTTCAAAATTGGTCTTCATCTGCTGAGAATCTGGCCTATGTCACCTGGGATCCTCATCCTGATGTCGAGGTGACTCGGAACTCGATTCGAAATTGGGTTGCATCCTATACTAATCCCAACTATTACAAATGGGCCATTTGTCTCAAAGAAAACCCAGAGCAAGCGATAGGAGATATTAGCATCGTTGCAATGGATAAGAACGATTCTTCTTGTGAAATTGGGTGTGTTTTAGGAAAAAACTTTTGGGGCCGAGGTATGATGACAGAGGCCTTGAAAGCTGTGTTAGATTTTTGTTTTACTCAAGCAGGCTTTCAAAAAGTCAGAGCTCGTTACGCTAGTCTCAATCTAGCTTCAGGCCGTGTTATGGAAAAAGCGGGAATGTCTTATCTAAAAACCATTGCCAATGGTGTGGAGAGAAAAGACTACGTTGCGGACCTTATTTATTACCAGATAAGTAGGGAGGACAGGTGA
- a CDS encoding GNAT family N-acetyltransferase, translating into MHVRLENKESHKAQEIGDLIRAYNRSKREEAESEPLNLYLEDEKGNLMAGLVAETFGNWLEIEYLFVREELRGQGIGSKLLQRAENEAKNRNCRFSFVNTYQFQAPDFYISHGYKEVFTLQDYPYTGQRYYYQKDL; encoded by the coding sequence ATGCACGTTAGATTGGAAAATAAGGAGTCGCATAAAGCGCAGGAAATAGGGGATTTGATTCGTGCTTATAATCGTTCCAAAAGAGAAGAGGCTGAGAGCGAGCCACTGAATCTTTATCTCGAAGATGAAAAGGGCAATCTCATGGCGGGCTTAGTAGCTGAGACTTTCGGAAATTGGCTGGAAATCGAATATTTGTTTGTGAGAGAGGAATTACGGGGACAAGGAATCGGTTCGAAACTATTGCAGCGAGCAGAAAATGAAGCCAAGAATCGAAACTGTCGTTTTTCTTTCGTGAATACTTACCAGTTTCAAGCGCCAGATTTTTATATAAGCCATGGCTACAAGGAAGTCTTTACCTTGCAAGATTATCCCTACACAGGACAAAGATACTATTACCAAAAGGATTTGTGA
- a CDS encoding nicotinate phosphoribosyltransferase: MYPDDSLTLHTDLYQINMMQVYFDQGIHNKKAVFEVYFRQQPFQNGYAVFAGLERIVHYLKDLRFSDSDIAYLESLGYHGAFLDYLRNLKLELTVRSAQEGDLVFANEPIVQVEGPLAQCQLVETALLNIVNFQTLIATKAARIRSVIEDEPLMEFGTRRAQEMDAAIWGTRAAVIGGANGTSNVRAGKLFGIPVLGTHAHALVQVYGNDYKAFKAYASTHRDCVFLVDTYDTLRIGVPAAIQVARELGDKINFKGVRIDSGDIAYISKKVRQQLDEAGYPDAKIYASNDLDENTILNLKMQHAKIDVWGVGTKLITAYDQPALGAVYKIVAIEDENGQMRNTIKLSSNAEKVSTPGKKQVWRITSREKGKSEGDYITYDGVDVSGMTEIKMFHPTYTYIKKTVRNFDAVPLLVDIFKAGTLVYNLPSLTEIQAYARKEFDKLWDEYKRVLNPQHYPVDLARDIWQDKMDLIDKMRKEALGEGEEE; the protein is encoded by the coding sequence ATGTATCCAGATGATAGTTTGACATTGCACACGGACTTGTACCAGATTAACATGATGCAAGTTTACTTTGACCAAGGAATTCACAATAAGAAGGCGGTCTTTGAAGTTTATTTCCGTCAGCAACCTTTTCAGAACGGCTATGCAGTTTTTGCTGGTTTGGAAAGAATTGTACATTATCTTAAAGACTTGCGCTTTTCAGATAGCGATATTGCCTACTTGGAGTCGCTTGGCTATCATGGGGCATTCTTAGACTACCTCCGCAATCTTAAGTTGGAGTTGACGGTTCGTTCTGCCCAAGAAGGGGACTTGGTTTTTGCTAATGAGCCGATTGTGCAGGTGGAAGGACCTCTAGCCCAATGCCAATTGGTCGAAACGGCTCTTTTAAACATCGTTAACTTTCAAACCTTGATAGCGACCAAGGCAGCACGTATTCGTTCAGTCATTGAAGATGAGCCTTTGATGGAATTCGGGACACGTCGTGCGCAAGAAATGGATGCAGCTATCTGGGGAACACGCGCAGCCGTGATTGGTGGGGCCAACGGGACTAGCAATGTGCGAGCAGGGAAGCTCTTTGGTATTCCAGTATTGGGGACTCATGCTCATGCCTTGGTACAGGTTTATGGAAACGACTATAAGGCCTTTAAGGCCTATGCGTCAACCCATCGAGACTGTGTCTTTCTAGTAGATACTTATGACACTTTGCGTATCGGTGTGCCGGCTGCTATTCAGGTGGCGCGTGAGTTAGGTGATAAGATCAATTTTAAAGGCGTTCGTATCGACTCAGGGGATATAGCCTATATTTCCAAGAAAGTTCGCCAACAGTTAGATGAGGCTGGATATCCAGATGCCAAAATTTACGCTTCCAATGACCTCGATGAAAATACTATCCTTAACCTCAAAATGCAACACGCTAAGATTGACGTTTGGGGGGTGGGTACCAAGCTGATTACAGCCTATGACCAGCCAGCTCTTGGAGCAGTATATAAGATTGTGGCTATCGAAGATGAGAATGGTCAGATGCGCAATACCATCAAGCTTTCAAGCAATGCTGAAAAAGTATCGACACCAGGTAAGAAGCAAGTATGGCGCATTACCAGTCGTGAAAAAGGCAAGTCAGAAGGTGACTACATTACTTATGATGGTGTGGATGTGAGCGGCATGACAGAAATCAAGATGTTTCATCCGACCTATACCTACATCAAAAAGACCGTTCGAAACTTTGATGCTGTTCCTCTCTTGGTGGATATTTTCAAAGCAGGAACATTAGTTTACAACTTGCCTAGTTTAACAGAAATTCAGGCCTATGCTCGCAAGGAATTTGACAAGCTTTGGGATGAGTACAAACGGGTACTCAATCCACAGCACTATCCAGTAGATTTGGCGCGTGATATTTGGCAAGATAAGATGGACTTGATTGACAAGATGCGCAAGGAAGCCCTTGGTGAAGGAGAAGAAGAATGA
- the nadE gene encoding ammonia-dependent NAD(+) synthetase, with protein sequence MSLQETIIQQLGVKQVIDAQEEIRRSIDFLKRYLKKHPFLKTFVLGISGGQDSTLAGRLAQLAMEEMRAETGDDSYQFIAVRLPYGVQADEADAQKALAFIQPDVSLVVNIKESADAMTAAVEATGSPVSDFNKGNIKARSRMIAHYALAGAHSGAVIGTDHAAENITGFFTKFGDGGADILPLYRLNKRQGKQLLKELGADPALYEKIPTADLEEEKPGIADEVALGVTYNEIDDYLEGKTISPEAQATIENWWHKGQHKRHLPITVFDDFWE encoded by the coding sequence ATGAGTTTGCAAGAGACCATTATCCAGCAACTGGGCGTCAAACAAGTGATTGATGCCCAGGAAGAAATTCGTCGTTCGATTGACTTCTTAAAAAGATACTTGAAAAAACACCCCTTCCTTAAAACCTTTGTACTAGGGATTTCTGGAGGACAAGACTCAACCTTGGCAGGGCGCTTGGCGCAATTAGCTATGGAAGAAATGCGAGCAGAGACAGGAGATGACAGCTACCAATTTATTGCTGTCCGCCTGCCATATGGCGTGCAGGCAGATGAGGCAGATGCTCAAAAAGCTCTTGCTTTCATCCAGCCAGATGTCAGTCTAGTTGTAAATATCAAGGAATCAGCTGATGCTATGACAGCAGCAGTTGAAGCGACAGGAAGTCCTGTTTCAGACTTCAACAAGGGCAATATTAAGGCTCGTAGTCGTATGATTGCCCATTATGCCCTTGCGGGTGCCCATAGCGGAGCCGTCATTGGAACAGACCATGCTGCGGAAAATATCACAGGCTTTTTTACCAAGTTTGGTGATGGTGGTGCAGACATTCTCCCTCTTTACCGCCTCAATAAACGCCAAGGAAAACAACTCTTGAAGGAACTTGGTGCAGACCCAGCCCTTTATGAAAAAATCCCAACAGCAGATTTGGAAGAAGAAAAACCAGGTATTGCAGACGAAGTAGCCTTGGGAGTCACATACAATGAAATTGATGACTACCTCGAAGGTAAAACCATCAGCCCAGAAGCCCAAGCAACTATCGAAAACTGGTGGCACAAAGGCCAACACAAACGTCACCTACCAATCACCGTATTTGATGACTTTTGGGAGTAA
- a CDS encoding DUF6773 family protein yields the protein MKNRFFYYQLLDEREEQLMNKAGAESFYISIAFLLLSYMITVLAPSLFNPIMILIIIIIGTSYFFGRARDLGVNYYSRFHFTIGGCLLVTLAITTLLMLQNYQFNIEIYQHNPLNLKYLSAWVITYLIYLPWVFIGNLGLKSYGEWAQKKFEQDMDELENGE from the coding sequence ATGAAAAATAGATTTTTTTATTATCAATTACTAGACGAAAGAGAAGAACAACTGATGAATAAAGCGGGGGCTGAAAGTTTCTATATCTCTATAGCTTTCTTGCTTTTATCTTATATGATTACAGTATTAGCACCAAGTCTTTTTAATCCGATAATGATTCTCATCATTATCATTATTGGAACTTCTTACTTTTTCGGCCGTGCTCGAGATTTGGGTGTGAACTACTATAGTCGTTTTCATTTTACGATTGGAGGGTGTTTGCTGGTAACTCTCGCTATTACGACTCTTTTGATGTTGCAGAATTATCAATTCAATATCGAAATTTATCAGCACAATCCTCTGAACCTTAAATATTTGTCTGCTTGGGTTATTACTTATCTGATTTACCTTCCTTGGGTTTTTATCGGCAATCTTGGGCTTAAAAGTTATGGCGAATGGGCTCAAAAAAAGTTTGAGCAAGATATGGATGAACTGGAGAATGGAGAATAG
- a CDS encoding GNAT family N-acetyltransferase, which yields MKIRQARFSDLDRIIEIELENFSLEEAIPRSVFEAHLREIQTSFLVAEKEGRILGYIEGPVVPHRHLHDQSFTEEIKDYSHQPGGYISVTCLSIAKEAQALGVGKRLLKTLKEVALEHEREGINLTCHDYLIAYYEKHGFVNEGLSQSSFAGETWYDMVWQPENKEN from the coding sequence ATGAAAATCAGACAAGCAAGATTTTCAGATTTAGATCGGATTATAGAGATAGAGCTAGAGAATTTCTCCCTTGAAGAGGCCATTCCTCGTTCCGTCTTTGAGGCGCATTTGCGGGAAATTCAGACCAGTTTTCTGGTAGCTGAAAAGGAGGGGCGTATTCTTGGTTATATCGAAGGTCCAGTCGTCCCACACCGCCATCTACATGATCAGTCCTTTACAGAAGAAATAAAAGACTATAGCCATCAACCTGGAGGTTATATTTCTGTGACTTGCCTATCTATTGCTAAGGAAGCACAAGCTTTGGGAGTTGGGAAAAGACTATTAAAGACTCTGAAAGAGGTCGCTTTAGAACATGAACGAGAGGGCATTAATCTGACGTGTCATGATTATCTTATCGCCTATTACGAAAAACATGGCTTTGTTAATGAAGGATTATCCCAGTCAAGCTTTGCTGGGGAAACCTGGTATGATATGGTTTGGCAGCCTGAAAATAAAGAAAACTAG
- a CDS encoding redoxin family protein: MKKWQTCLLGVGSICCLAACSAKNMSDESTMKEQSKTEQVSSQTATKGQAVADFELMGVDGKTYRLSDYKGKKVYLKFWASWCSICLASLPDTDEIAKDAGDDYVVLTVVSPGHKGEQAEADFKNWYKGLDYKNFPVLIDPSGKLLESYGVRSYPTQAFIDKEGKLVKTQPGFMDKDMILKELKEMG; the protein is encoded by the coding sequence ATGAAAAAATGGCAAACATGTCTCCTTGGAGTAGGCTCAATTTGTTGCTTGGCAGCCTGTTCGGCTAAAAACATGTCAGACGAGTCTACTATGAAGGAGCAATCCAAAACAGAACAAGTCAGTTCGCAAACTGCGACTAAAGGTCAGGCGGTTGCTGATTTTGAACTGATGGGAGTAGATGGTAAGACCTATCGTTTATCTGATTACAAGGGCAAGAAAGTCTATCTTAAATTCTGGGCTTCTTGGTGTTCCATCTGTCTAGCCAGCCTTCCAGATACGGATGAAATCGCTAAGGATGCTGGTGATGACTATGTAGTTTTGACAGTGGTCTCTCCTGGACACAAAGGTGAACAAGCAGAAGCGGACTTTAAGAATTGGTACAAGGGCTTGGATTATAAAAATTTCCCAGTTCTAATTGATCCATCAGGTAAACTCTTGGAAAGTTATGGTGTCCGTTCTTACCCGACTCAAGCCTTTATAGACAAGGAAGGCAAGCTGGTCAAAACGCAACCAGGTTTTATGGATAAGGATATGATTTTGAAAGAATTGAAAGAAATGGGGTAG
- a CDS encoding helix-turn-helix transcriptional regulator, whose product MAKNLKLKLARVERDLTQGDLAEAVGVTRQTIGLIEAGKYNPSLSLCQSICRCLGKTLDQLFWEEEDEK is encoded by the coding sequence GTGGCTAAAAACTTAAAATTAAAATTAGCTCGGGTGGAGCGTGATTTAACACAAGGGGATTTGGCAGAGGCTGTGGGTGTTACTAGGCAGACTATAGGCTTGATAGAAGCAGGGAAATACAATCCTAGTCTCTCCCTTTGCCAGTCCATTTGCAGATGCTTAGGCAAAACTTTAGATCAATTATTTTGGGAGGAAGAAGATGAAAAATAG
- the ccdA2 gene encoding thiol-disulfide oxidoreductase-associated membrane protein CcdA2, with product MDNVIFFISVFLAGILSFFSPCILPLLPVYAGVLLDEKNDAQASSGKFSISVVSLLRTLAFIAGISFVFILLGYGAGFLGNLLYASWFQYVTGATIILLGLHQMDVLHLQGLYKERRLQLKRQGQNANGYSQAFLLGLTFSFAWTPCVGPVLGSVLALAASGGSRAWQGAGLMLVYTLGLALPFLVLALASSYVLKHFRKLHPYLGILKKVGGFLIILMGILVLLGNASILTTLFE from the coding sequence ATGGACAATGTAATCTTTTTTATTAGTGTTTTTCTTGCTGGAATTCTTTCCTTCTTTTCTCCTTGTATTTTACCCTTGTTGCCAGTCTATGCAGGGGTCTTATTGGATGAAAAGAATGATGCTCAGGCTTCTAGCGGAAAATTTTCAATCTCAGTTGTAAGTTTATTGCGAACTCTGGCCTTTATAGCGGGGATTTCCTTTGTTTTTATCTTACTGGGTTATGGAGCTGGTTTTTTAGGCAATTTGCTGTATGCTTCTTGGTTTCAGTATGTGACGGGTGCGACTATCATTCTCTTGGGCTTGCACCAGATGGATGTTTTACATTTGCAGGGACTCTACAAGGAAAGAAGGCTACAATTAAAGAGACAGGGTCAAAATGCTAATGGCTATAGTCAGGCATTTTTACTGGGGTTGACCTTTAGTTTTGCTTGGACACCGTGTGTAGGGCCGGTTTTGGGCTCTGTTTTGGCTTTGGCGGCTTCAGGCGGTTCAAGAGCTTGGCAGGGAGCTGGTCTCATGTTAGTCTATACGCTGGGATTGGCGCTACCATTTTTAGTTCTAGCTCTCGCCTCCAGCTATGTTTTGAAACATTTCCGAAAACTCCATCCTTATCTCGGAATCCTCAAAAAAGTGGGTGGTTTCCTCATTATCCTGATGGGAATCTTGGTGCTTTTGGGAAATGCTTCCATTTTGACTACATTATTTGAATAG
- a CDS encoding GNAT family N-acetyltransferase — protein MEIPITIRQATLSDLDEMLAIEEANPSLEEVFSRQSLEESIRKTAGTFLVAGDENQLLGYILGEAQSIHPKWIEIKSLTIHPDHWGQGLGTLLLAALKQVTVELNHQGILLQSPDELLSYFEMNGFVEEEVTDSHYCSGSEWYLIWANPFYQEEI, from the coding sequence ATGGAAATTCCAATCACTATAAGGCAAGCCACCTTATCAGATTTAGACGAAATGTTGGCGATTGAAGAAGCCAATCCTTCGTTAGAAGAGGTATTTAGCCGCCAATCTTTAGAAGAGAGTATCCGCAAGACTGCGGGTACCTTTCTTGTAGCTGGGGATGAAAATCAGCTCTTAGGCTATATTTTAGGAGAAGCTCAGTCTATTCATCCCAAATGGATAGAAATAAAATCATTGACTATTCATCCTGACCATTGGGGACAGGGACTGGGAACTCTTCTTCTTGCGGCCTTGAAACAGGTGACAGTCGAACTAAATCACCAAGGTATTCTTTTGCAGAGTCCTGATGAACTACTATCATATTTTGAAATGAATGGCTTTGTTGAAGAAGAAGTGACCGATAGTCATTATTGCAGTGGTTCTGAATGGTATCTGATATGGGCAAATCCCTTTTATCAGGAGGAAATATGA
- a CDS encoding amino acid permease, producing MSSNKKKNKMERGLTNRHVQVMAIAGTIGTGLFLGAGRSISLTGPSIILIYMITGAFMFLMMRAVGEMLYQDPEQHTFINFITRHLGKGWGYFSVWSYWLSVVFIGMAEITAISDYVRFWFPTWPSWMIQLVFLTILALVNLIAVKLFGEVEFWFAMVKIVAILAMIATGVFMVLTGFKTPHGVASLANISDQFSLFPNGVMNFVMAFQMVFFAYLMIEFIGVTTSETKNPRQVLPKAVKEIPLRIIFFYGGALIAIMAIIPWSYLNSSDSPFVTVFELAGIKWAAALINFVVLTSAASALNSTLYSTGRHLYQIAHDSPNRFLKAIKVDTLSRHNVPQNAIIASAILIALAAFINVLPGVSDAFALITASSSGVYIAIYILIMVAHLKYRKSQDFMADGYLMPQYRLLNPLTILFFVFVFVTLFLQESTFMGAVGSAIWILVFGIYSQWKFRK from the coding sequence ATGAGTTCAAATAAGAAGAAAAATAAAATGGAGCGTGGTTTAACCAATCGCCATGTTCAGGTGATGGCCATTGCGGGAACAATCGGAACCGGACTTTTCCTAGGTGCTGGTCGCTCTATCAGCCTTACAGGACCTTCTATCATCCTGATTTACATGATTACTGGAGCCTTTATGTTTTTGATGATGAGGGCTGTTGGGGAGATGCTGTATCAGGATCCAGAACAACATACCTTTATCAACTTTATCACCCGTCATTTGGGGAAAGGCTGGGGATATTTCTCAGTTTGGTCTTATTGGTTGTCAGTTGTCTTTATCGGTATGGCAGAAATCACTGCCATCTCAGACTATGTCCGCTTCTGGTTCCCTACCTGGCCTAGCTGGATGATTCAGCTTGTCTTTTTAACGATTTTGGCTTTGGTCAATCTGATTGCGGTTAAGCTCTTTGGAGAAGTCGAGTTTTGGTTTGCTATGGTCAAGATTGTGGCGATTTTAGCCATGATTGCCACTGGGGTATTTATGGTTTTGACAGGCTTTAAGACACCGCATGGTGTTGCAAGCTTGGCAAATATCAGCGACCAGTTCTCTCTTTTTCCAAACGGAGTTATGAACTTTGTCATGGCCTTTCAAATGGTATTTTTTGCCTATCTGATGATTGAGTTTATCGGGGTAACAACTTCTGAAACAAAGAACCCTCGTCAGGTCTTGCCCAAAGCTGTTAAGGAAATTCCTCTCAGAATTATCTTCTTCTACGGGGGAGCTCTCATTGCGATTATGGCCATTATTCCTTGGTCTTATCTTAATTCTTCAGATTCTCCATTTGTAACGGTCTTTGAACTGGCGGGGATCAAGTGGGCGGCGGCTCTAATCAACTTTGTTGTCTTGACATCAGCGGCGTCTGCTCTTAACTCAACTCTCTACTCAACAGGGAGACACTTATATCAGATTGCCCATGATTCGCCAAATCGTTTCTTAAAGGCCATCAAGGTCGATACCCTTTCTCGCCACAATGTACCTCAAAATGCCATCATCGCCTCAGCGATCTTGATTGCTCTGGCTGCCTTTATCAACGTGCTACCAGGTGTTTCAGATGCCTTTGCTTTGATCACCGCATCCTCATCAGGTGTTTACATCGCGATTTATATCTTGATTATGGTGGCTCATCTCAAATACCGCAAGTCACAAGACTTCATGGCTGATGGCTACCTTATGCCTCAGTATCGCTTGCTTAATCCCCTAACCATTCTCTTTTTTGTCTTTGTTTTCGTGACTCTCTTTTTGCAAGAGTCTACCTTCATGGGGGCAGTTGGTTCTGCCATCTGGATCCTTGTTTTTGGGATTTATAGTCAGTGGAAATTTAGAAAATAA
- the greA gene encoding transcription elongation factor GreA — MAEKTYPMTLEEKEKLEKELEELKLVRRPEVVERIKIARSYGDLSENSEYEAAKDEQAFVEGQISSLETKIRYAEIVNSDAVAQDEVAIGKTVTIQEFGEDEEEVYIIVGSAGADAFAGKVSNESPIGRALIGKKTGDTATIETPVGSYDVKILKVEKTA, encoded by the coding sequence ATGGCAGAAAAAACTTACCCAATGACCCTTGAAGAAAAGGAAAAACTAGAAAAAGAATTAGAGGAGTTGAAACTCGTCCGACGTCCCGAAGTCGTAGAGCGTATCAAGATTGCTCGTTCCTATGGAGACCTTTCAGAAAATAGTGAGTATGAAGCGGCGAAAGATGAACAAGCTTTTGTTGAAGGTCAAATTTCAAGTCTAGAAACAAAGATTCGCTATGCTGAAATTGTTAATAGCGATGCAGTTGCCCAAGATGAGGTAGCAATCGGTAAAACAGTAACAATCCAAGAATTCGGTGAAGACGAAGAAGAGGTCTACATCATCGTCGGTTCTGCAGGTGCAGATGCTTTTGCTGGTAAAGTCTCAAATGAAAGTCCGATTGGCCGTGCTCTAATTGGCAAGAAGACTGGCGATACTGCAACGATTGAAACACCGGTTGGTAGCTATGATGTCAAAATCTTAAAGGTTGAGAAAACAGCCTAA
- the mltG gene encoding endolytic transglycosylase MltG gives MLLTEKSREEEKLSFKEQILRDLERVKEQDKREKEVEIPNLTASSSPASSATPSDLEPETSTEELMADSLSVVDKILKNAPSVPPLSSARTDETDDQEEKEIRQPIIDKIEVVESEEPLVEPIHLAEEPVVEPVQPKVEPVELKPEEKEFNDTPTKVAVTYKTEDKKEEITPGMPERVEPVSTESSSGLADAPRRSRRQGATPTKKKKKSKAKGCLVTVLVLLVLVAVGGYFGYGYVQDSLKPVDASSKDYVTVQIPDGANVQEIGSTLEKSGLVKHGLIFSLYAKYYSHANLKSGYYNLKKSMSTDELIQELEKGGTPEAQAPVLANLTIPEGYTLEQIAQTVGQLQGEFKEPLTADAFLAKAQDETFISQLVAKYPNLLGSLPTKDSGVRYRLEGYLFPATYTIKDGTTVESLIDEMVAAMDKAMSPYYATIKEKNLTVNELLSIASLVEKEGAKTEDRKKIAGVFYNRLNVGMPLQSNIAILYAQGKLGQKISLADDAGIDTTIDSPYNVYTNLGLMPGPVDSPSSDAIEASVNQTKSEYLYFVANVEDGKVYFATTKEEHDQNVAEHINSKLPQASSSN, from the coding sequence ATGCTTTTGACTGAAAAATCAAGAGAAGAAGAAAAATTAAGCTTTAAAGAGCAGATTCTACGTGATTTAGAAAGAGTAAAAGAACAAGATAAAAGAGAGAAAGAAGTAGAGATTCCAAATCTGACGGCTTCATCATCTCCAGCTAGTTCAGCAACTCCTTCAGATCTTGAACCAGAAACGTCAACAGAAGAGTTGATGGCTGATTCCCTATCTGTTGTCGATAAAATCCTAAAAAATGCACCAAGTGTTCCTCCACTTTCAAGTGCTAGAACTGATGAAACGGATGACCAAGAAGAGAAAGAGATTAGACAGCCAATCATTGACAAGATTGAAGTTGTAGAATCTGAAGAACCTCTAGTAGAGCCGATTCATCTGGCTGAAGAACCTGTAGTGGAACCTGTTCAACCTAAGGTAGAACCAGTTGAGCTTAAACCCGAAGAAAAAGAATTTAACGATACTCCGACTAAGGTTGCCGTAACCTATAAAACAGAAGACAAGAAAGAGGAAATCACCCCAGGAATGCCTGAAAGAGTTGAGCCTGTTTCTACAGAATCTAGCAGTGGATTAGCTGATGCTCCACGTCGTAGTCGTCGTCAAGGTGCAACACCAACTAAGAAAAAGAAAAAATCAAAAGCTAAAGGTTGCCTAGTAACAGTTCTAGTTCTCCTAGTACTCGTTGCAGTTGGTGGTTACTTTGGTTATGGTTACGTTCAAGATTCCTTGAAACCTGTGGATGCGAGCTCTAAAGACTACGTAACGGTTCAAATCCCAGACGGTGCAAATGTTCAAGAAATTGGAAGCACCTTGGAAAAATCTGGTTTGGTTAAACATGGCCTTATCTTTAGTCTTTATGCTAAATATTATAGCCATGCTAACTTGAAGTCAGGTTATTACAACTTGAAGAAGAGTATGAGTACGGATGAGTTGATTCAAGAATTGGAAAAAGGTGGGACTCCTGAAGCTCAGGCACCTGTTCTTGCAAACTTGACAATTCCAGAAGGCTATACATTAGAGCAAATCGCTCAAACAGTAGGACAACTTCAAGGTGAATTTAAAGAACCTCTTACTGCGGATGCTTTCTTGGCAAAAGCTCAAGATGAGACCTTTATCTCACAATTAGTAGCCAAGTATCCAAACCTACTTGGAAGTCTTCCAACAAAAGACAGTGGCGTTCGTTATCGTCTTGAAGGTTACCTTTTCCCAGCTACCTATACGATCAAAGACGGTACAACTGTTGAAAGTTTGATTGATGAGATGGTGGCTGCTATGGATAAGGCTATGTCACCATATTACGCTACGATCAAAGAAAAGAATCTGACAGTTAATGAATTGCTCAGCATTGCTTCTCTTGTCGAAAAAGAAGGTGCTAAGACCGAAGACCGCAAGAAGATCGCAGGTGTCTTCTATAACCGCTTGAATGTTGGTATGCCACTTCAAAGTAATATCGCTATCCTATATGCTCAAGGAAAACTTGGTCAAAAGATTAGTTTAGCAGATGACGCTGGAATTGATACAACGATTGATTCACCATATAATGTCTATACAAATCTTGGCCTCATGCCTGGACCGGTTGATAGCCCAAGTTCGGATGCGATTGAAGCAAGTGTAAACCAGACAAAGAGTGAGTACTTGTACTTTGTAGCCAATGTTGAAGATGGTAAAGTATACTTTGCAACAACAAAAGAAGAACATGATCAAAACGTTGCAGAGCATATCAATAGCAAGTTACCTCAAGCAAGTAGTTCAAACTAA